In the genome of Pseudorca crassidens isolate mPseCra1 chromosome 14, mPseCra1.hap1, whole genome shotgun sequence, one region contains:
- the LOC137205821 gene encoding sulfotransferase 1C4-like isoform X2, producing the protein MEDLKYDGTERLAVDYVEGILQPTPTCDTWDQIWNFQARPDDLLISTYPKAGTTWTQEIVDLIQNEGDIDRSQRAPTHERFPFIEWKIPGMESGLEQANAMPSPRILKTHLPIHLLPPSFLEKNCKMIYVARNPKDSMVSYYHFHRMNKGLPAPGTWEEYFESFLAGDGERTQLCSHPFSKSSNTLQRSISLEQQGLCLLHREGITSVTFSLSSGFSSQNPKHEILKLAEFIGKSLDDKVLDTIVHYSSFDVMKQNPMANYTSIPAPFMNHSISPFMRKGAVGDWKNHFTVAQNERFDEDHKRKMADTTLTSHIRFL; encoded by the exons ATGGAGGATTTAAAATATGACGGCACGGAGCGCCTGGCTGTGGACTACGTGGAGGGGATTCTGCAGCCCACGCCCACCTGTGACACCTGGGATCAGATCTGGAACTTCCAAGCCAGGCCTGATGATCTGCTCATTTCCACCTACCCGAAAGCAG GAACAACCTGGACGCAGGAGATCGTGGACTTGATACAAAATGAGGGTGATATTGACAGAAGCCAGCGGGCACCTACTCACGAGCGATTCCCCTTCATCGAGTGGAAAATCCCGGGCATGGAATCTG GCTTGGAACAAGCTAATGCAATGCCCTCACCACGGATCCTAAAGACGCACCTTCCCATCCACTTGCTGCCACCATCCTTCCTGGAGAAAAACTGTAAG ATGATCTACGTAGCAAGAAACCCCAAGGACAGCATGGTGTCTTATTACCACTTCCACAGGATGAATAAAGGGCTTCCTGCTCCAGGAACCTGGGAAGAGTACTTTGAGAGTTTTCTGGCCGGGGACGGTGAGAGAACTCAGCTTTGTTCCCATCCTTTCTCAAAATCCTCAAATACTCTACAGAGAAGCATTTCCTTAGAACAGCAGGGGCTCTGCCTTCTTCACCGTGAGGGAATCACCAGCGtgaccttctccctctcttcaggATTCTCCTCCCAG AACCCAAAGCATGAAATTCTGAAGCTGGCAGAATTTATTGGAAAGAGCCTAGATGATAAAGTTCTGGATACAATTGTCCATTACAGTTCATTTGACGTCATGAAGCAGAACCCGATGGCAAACTACACGTCGATTCCAGCTCCATTCATGAACCACTCTATTTCTCCATTCATGAGAAAAg GGGCTGTGGGAGATTGGAAGAATCACTTCACTGTGGCCCAGAACGAGAGATTTGATGA
- the LOC137205821 gene encoding sulfotransferase 1C4-like isoform X5, with the protein MTARSAWLWTTWRGFCSPRPPVTPGIRSGTSKPGLMICSFPPTRKQMIYVARNPKDSMVSYYHFHRMNKGLPAPGTWEEYFESFLAGDGERTQLCSHPFSKSSNTLQRSISLEQQGLCLLHLCWGSWYDHVKGWWDAKDQHRILYLFYEDMKRNPKHEILKLAEFIGKSLDDKVLDTIVHYSSFDVMKQNPMANYTSIPAPFMNHSISPFMRKGAVGDWKNHFTVAQNERFDEDHKRKMADTTLTSHIRFL; encoded by the exons ATGACGGCACGGAGCGCCTGGCTGTGGACTACGTGGAGGGGATTCTGCAGCCCACGCCCACCTGTGACACCTGGGATCAGATCTGGAACTTCCAAGCCAGGCCTGATGATCTGCTCATTTCCACCTACCCGAAAGCAG ATGATCTACGTAGCAAGAAACCCCAAGGACAGCATGGTGTCTTATTACCACTTCCACAGGATGAATAAAGGGCTTCCTGCTCCAGGAACCTGGGAAGAGTACTTTGAGAGTTTTCTGGCCGGGGACGGTGAGAGAACTCAGCTTTGTTCCCATCCTTTCTCAAAATCCTCAAATACTCTACAGAGAAGCATTTCCTTAGAACAGCAGGGGCTCTGCCTTCTTCACC TGTGTTGGGGCTCCTGGTACGACCATGTGAAGGGATGGTGGGATGCCAAGGACCAGCACCGCATCCTCTACCTCTTCTACGAGGACATGAAGAGG AACCCAAAGCATGAAATTCTGAAGCTGGCAGAATTTATTGGAAAGAGCCTAGATGATAAAGTTCTGGATACAATTGTCCATTACAGTTCATTTGACGTCATGAAGCAGAACCCGATGGCAAACTACACGTCGATTCCAGCTCCATTCATGAACCACTCTATTTCTCCATTCATGAGAAAAg GGGCTGTGGGAGATTGGAAGAATCACTTCACTGTGGCCCAGAACGAGAGATTTGATGA
- the LOC137205821 gene encoding sulfotransferase 1C4-like isoform X3 produces MEDLKYDGTERLAVDYVEGILQPTPTCDTWDQIWNFQARPDDLLISTYPKAGTTWTQEIVDLIQNEGDIDRSQRAPTHERFPFIEWKIPGMESGLEQANAMPSPRILKTHLPIHLLPPSFLEKNCKMIYVARNPKDSMVSYYHFHRMNKGLPAPGTWEEYFESFLAGDVCWGSWYDHVKGWWDAKDQHRILYLFYEDMKRNPKHEILKLAEFIGKSLDDKVLDTIVHYSSFDVMKQNPMANYTSIPAPFMNHSISPFMRKGAVGDWKNHFTVAQNERFDEDHKRKMADTTLTSHIRFL; encoded by the exons ATGGAGGATTTAAAATATGACGGCACGGAGCGCCTGGCTGTGGACTACGTGGAGGGGATTCTGCAGCCCACGCCCACCTGTGACACCTGGGATCAGATCTGGAACTTCCAAGCCAGGCCTGATGATCTGCTCATTTCCACCTACCCGAAAGCAG GAACAACCTGGACGCAGGAGATCGTGGACTTGATACAAAATGAGGGTGATATTGACAGAAGCCAGCGGGCACCTACTCACGAGCGATTCCCCTTCATCGAGTGGAAAATCCCGGGCATGGAATCTG GCTTGGAACAAGCTAATGCAATGCCCTCACCACGGATCCTAAAGACGCACCTTCCCATCCACTTGCTGCCACCATCCTTCCTGGAGAAAAACTGTAAG ATGATCTACGTAGCAAGAAACCCCAAGGACAGCATGGTGTCTTATTACCACTTCCACAGGATGAATAAAGGGCTTCCTGCTCCAGGAACCTGGGAAGAGTACTTTGAGAGTTTTCTGGCCGGGGACG TGTGTTGGGGCTCCTGGTACGACCATGTGAAGGGATGGTGGGATGCCAAGGACCAGCACCGCATCCTCTACCTCTTCTACGAGGACATGAAGAGG AACCCAAAGCATGAAATTCTGAAGCTGGCAGAATTTATTGGAAAGAGCCTAGATGATAAAGTTCTGGATACAATTGTCCATTACAGTTCATTTGACGTCATGAAGCAGAACCCGATGGCAAACTACACGTCGATTCCAGCTCCATTCATGAACCACTCTATTTCTCCATTCATGAGAAAAg GGGCTGTGGGAGATTGGAAGAATCACTTCACTGTGGCCCAGAACGAGAGATTTGATGA
- the LOC137205821 gene encoding sulfotransferase 1C4-like isoform X4 produces MEDLKYDGTERLAVDYVEGILQPTPTCDTWDQIWNFQARPDDLLISTYPKAGTTWTQEIVDLIQNEGDIDRSQRAPTHERFPFIEWKIPGMESGLEQANAMPSPRILKTHLPIHLLPPSFLEKNCKMIYVARNPKDSMVSYYHFHRMNKGLPAPGTWEEYFESFLAGDGERTQLCSHPFSKSSNTLQRSISLEQQGLCLLHLCWGSWYDHVKGWWDAKDQHRILYLFYEDMKRGLWEIGRITSLWPRTRDLMKITRGRWLTPL; encoded by the exons ATGGAGGATTTAAAATATGACGGCACGGAGCGCCTGGCTGTGGACTACGTGGAGGGGATTCTGCAGCCCACGCCCACCTGTGACACCTGGGATCAGATCTGGAACTTCCAAGCCAGGCCTGATGATCTGCTCATTTCCACCTACCCGAAAGCAG GAACAACCTGGACGCAGGAGATCGTGGACTTGATACAAAATGAGGGTGATATTGACAGAAGCCAGCGGGCACCTACTCACGAGCGATTCCCCTTCATCGAGTGGAAAATCCCGGGCATGGAATCTG GCTTGGAACAAGCTAATGCAATGCCCTCACCACGGATCCTAAAGACGCACCTTCCCATCCACTTGCTGCCACCATCCTTCCTGGAGAAAAACTGTAAG ATGATCTACGTAGCAAGAAACCCCAAGGACAGCATGGTGTCTTATTACCACTTCCACAGGATGAATAAAGGGCTTCCTGCTCCAGGAACCTGGGAAGAGTACTTTGAGAGTTTTCTGGCCGGGGACGGTGAGAGAACTCAGCTTTGTTCCCATCCTTTCTCAAAATCCTCAAATACTCTACAGAGAAGCATTTCCTTAGAACAGCAGGGGCTCTGCCTTCTTCACC TGTGTTGGGGCTCCTGGTACGACCATGTGAAGGGATGGTGGGATGCCAAGGACCAGCACCGCATCCTCTACCTCTTCTACGAGGACATGAAGAGG GGGCTGTGGGAGATTGGAAGAATCACTTCACTGTGGCCCAGAACGAGAGATTTGATGA
- the LOC137205821 gene encoding sulfotransferase 1C4-like isoform X1: protein MEDLKYDGTERLAVDYVEGILQPTPTCDTWDQIWNFQARPDDLLISTYPKAGTTWTQEIVDLIQNEGDIDRSQRAPTHERFPFIEWKIPGMESGLEQANAMPSPRILKTHLPIHLLPPSFLEKNCKMIYVARNPKDSMVSYYHFHRMNKGLPAPGTWEEYFESFLAGDGERTQLCSHPFSKSSNTLQRSISLEQQGLCLLHLCWGSWYDHVKGWWDAKDQHRILYLFYEDMKRNPKHEILKLAEFIGKSLDDKVLDTIVHYSSFDVMKQNPMANYTSIPAPFMNHSISPFMRKGAVGDWKNHFTVAQNERFDEDHKRKMADTTLTSHIRFL from the exons ATGGAGGATTTAAAATATGACGGCACGGAGCGCCTGGCTGTGGACTACGTGGAGGGGATTCTGCAGCCCACGCCCACCTGTGACACCTGGGATCAGATCTGGAACTTCCAAGCCAGGCCTGATGATCTGCTCATTTCCACCTACCCGAAAGCAG GAACAACCTGGACGCAGGAGATCGTGGACTTGATACAAAATGAGGGTGATATTGACAGAAGCCAGCGGGCACCTACTCACGAGCGATTCCCCTTCATCGAGTGGAAAATCCCGGGCATGGAATCTG GCTTGGAACAAGCTAATGCAATGCCCTCACCACGGATCCTAAAGACGCACCTTCCCATCCACTTGCTGCCACCATCCTTCCTGGAGAAAAACTGTAAG ATGATCTACGTAGCAAGAAACCCCAAGGACAGCATGGTGTCTTATTACCACTTCCACAGGATGAATAAAGGGCTTCCTGCTCCAGGAACCTGGGAAGAGTACTTTGAGAGTTTTCTGGCCGGGGACGGTGAGAGAACTCAGCTTTGTTCCCATCCTTTCTCAAAATCCTCAAATACTCTACAGAGAAGCATTTCCTTAGAACAGCAGGGGCTCTGCCTTCTTCACC TGTGTTGGGGCTCCTGGTACGACCATGTGAAGGGATGGTGGGATGCCAAGGACCAGCACCGCATCCTCTACCTCTTCTACGAGGACATGAAGAGG AACCCAAAGCATGAAATTCTGAAGCTGGCAGAATTTATTGGAAAGAGCCTAGATGATAAAGTTCTGGATACAATTGTCCATTACAGTTCATTTGACGTCATGAAGCAGAACCCGATGGCAAACTACACGTCGATTCCAGCTCCATTCATGAACCACTCTATTTCTCCATTCATGAGAAAAg GGGCTGTGGGAGATTGGAAGAATCACTTCACTGTGGCCCAGAACGAGAGATTTGATGA